The following nucleotide sequence is from Streptomyces sp. HUAS CB01.
ACCGTCGAGGGCGTACTCGAAGGGCTCGTCACGTCCGGGCTCGTCATGGAGACGGGCCCCGAGGAGGGCGAGGCCCGGAGGCAGGGGCGTCCGGCGCGACGGTTCCGGTTCCGTGCGGAGGCCGGGCATCTGCTGGGTGTGGAGATCGGCCCGCACCGGATCGCCGCGCTGCTGTCGGGTCTCGACGGCCGGATCATCGGGGCCGGCTCCCGCGAGGTGTCCGAGAGGGCCTGCGCGGACGACCGTCTCGAGCGGGTCCGTACCGTCGTCGCCGATGTGCTGCGCCGTACCGGGGTGGCCAGGAGTTCCCTGCGCGCGGTCGGGGTGGGCACGCCCGGCATCGTCGAGGCGGACGGCACGGTACGGCTGGGCACCGCGCTGCCCGGCTGGACGGGGCTGGCGCTGGGCGAGCGGCTGAGGCGGTCGTTCCGGTGCCCGGTGCTCGTGGAGAACGACGCGAACGCGGCTGCCGTGGCCGAGCACTGGAAAGGTGCGGGGACGGACTCCGACGACATCGTCTTCGTCCTCGCGGGGCTCAGTCCCGGGGCGGGTTCGCTGATCGGCGGGCGGTTGCACCGGGGGTACGGCGGCGCGGCCGGCGAGATCGGCGCGCTGCATCTGCTGGGCAGGGACGTCACTCCGGAGACGCTGCTGTCGACGACCGGCGAGCCGCTGCATCCGCTCGACGAGCAGGCGGTGGCCAAGGTGTTCGCCGAGGCACGCGAGGGTGACGAGCGGGCGCTGGCGGCGGTCGACCGGTTCATCCAGCGGCTGGTGCACGACGTGGCCGCGCTGGTGCTCGCGCTCGACCCCGAGCTCGTGGTGGTCGGGGGCTGGGCCGCGGGGCTCGACGGGGTGCTCGCCCCGCTGCGGGACGAGCTGTCCCGCTACTGCCTGCGGCCGCCCCGTGTGGCGCTCTCACTGCTCGGCGAAGCGGCGGTCGCGACGGGAGCGCTGCGGCTCGCCCTCGATCATGTGGAGGAGCAGCTGTTCGCCGTCGAGGGAACGGTGACGGCCCGGCGCTGAGCGCTCCGGGCCGTGGGTGCCTGTCCGAACGGTCAGGAGGCGCGGCGCCGGCCGTCGTGCCGGATCTCCAGGTCGCCGGAGTCGCCGAAGGTCAGCCGGCAGGTGTCGGCACGGTAGGTCGCGACCGACGCGATGGCGGTGCGGCCCTCCGAGAAGTACCGGGTGGTGACGACGAGGACGGGCGCGCCTGGGAGACGCTCCAGTTCCTTGGCGTCGTCGGCGCGGGCCGAGCCGAGCTCGACGGCGCGGTCCTGGCCCTCGAGGGCGAGACGCTGCAGCTCGCGCAGCACCCCGCGGGCGCGCGTCGTGCCGGAGGGGGTGTCGATCCCGGAGAGATCGGGCACGGAGGCCGTCGGGACGTAGAGGAGTTCGGCGGCCACCGGCTGGCCGTGCGTGACGAGGAGCCGGCGCACGATGTACACGGACTCGTCGCCCTCCGTGTCGAGCACGCGCGCGACGGCGGCGGGCGGCGCGGCGAGGGTGCAGTCGACGGCTTGCCAGGGGTCTCCGGTGGCGCCGGGCCAGTCGTTCGGGGAGGTGGAGACGTCCACACCCATGCGGGGAGGGGCGACGGTGGTGCCGACCCCCCGGCGGCGCTGCAGCCTGCCCTCCAGCTCGAGCTGCTCGAGCGCCTGGCGGAGGGTGGCACGTGCGACACCGAAACGGGCGGCGAGTTCACGTTCGTTGGGCAGGATCTCCCCGACCGCGAAGTCGGAGTCGAGCGCCTCGCCGATCACGGTCTTCAGGTGCCAGTACTTCGGCTCCGGCACCGTCTCCAGCTGCGTGGTCCCCACCCTGTCCTCCGCAATCGCCGTGGCCCCGGCGGCTTTCCGCGCCCTTGTTTATTAAAGGTTCCTGCACTAA
It contains:
- a CDS encoding ROK family transcriptional regulator, coding for MGRLTGGDPSLLRRINSAVVLHALRGSDSPTLTDLTRITGLSRPTVEGVLEGLVTSGLVMETGPEEGEARRQGRPARRFRFRAEAGHLLGVEIGPHRIAALLSGLDGRIIGAGSREVSERACADDRLERVRTVVADVLRRTGVARSSLRAVGVGTPGIVEADGTVRLGTALPGWTGLALGERLRRSFRCPVLVENDANAAAVAEHWKGAGTDSDDIVFVLAGLSPGAGSLIGGRLHRGYGGAAGEIGALHLLGRDVTPETLLSTTGEPLHPLDEQAVAKVFAEAREGDERALAAVDRFIQRLVHDVAALVLALDPELVVVGGWAAGLDGVLAPLRDELSRYCLRPPRVALSLLGEAAVATGALRLALDHVEEQLFAVEGTVTARR
- a CDS encoding GntR family transcriptional regulator encodes the protein MGTTQLETVPEPKYWHLKTVIGEALDSDFAVGEILPNERELAARFGVARATLRQALEQLELEGRLQRRRGVGTTVAPPRMGVDVSTSPNDWPGATGDPWQAVDCTLAAPPAAVARVLDTEGDESVYIVRRLLVTHGQPVAAELLYVPTASVPDLSGIDTPSGTTRARGVLRELQRLALEGQDRAVELGSARADDAKELERLPGAPVLVVTTRYFSEGRTAIASVATYRADTCRLTFGDSGDLEIRHDGRRRAS